The sequence GAATCAACGAAGAACGTTTTGCTGCGCAACACCAGTTACTTCTTTTTAAAAATACAGAAGGCGAAATTTTAGTGCAGGCCAATGAAAATGCAAAATTATTAATCATGGCTGCAGATCCAATTAATGAACCCCTGGTAACACACGGACCTTTTGTGATGAATACACAAACAGAAATTTTGGAAGCCATGCGTGATTATCAAAACGGTAAAATGGGGTTTCTGTATTAGCTAGTGTTTGCCGAATAATTAAGGCGCCACGATCACTTAGAAATTATTGGACGTAGAACCAATTTAGTTGAAAGTAAACTAAAATAAGCGTTCCAACTGTCCTTATTGGCTAAGTGTCTAAACTTTCGTTACAACACTATTACCCTTTCAGCCACCCTGTAATACTCAGGCGTGGCTGATTGGTTTTAAGAACTTCATGAATGAGCTCATTACTTTTAAAAAAAACTGTTTTACCCTGTGTTGGCGAAATACTTTGATTTGTTTCTGATTGTTGAATGACTAATTCTCCCCCGTCTTCTTTTTGCCAGTTAGCATTTAAATAAGAAATCATAGAATATTTTCTGCCTGAATTATTTAAAAACTGATCGCGGTGTTTACTGTAAAATGCACCTGGAGCGTAGAGCGAATAATGAAATTCGTAACTGGTAATTCCCGCGTAACAACTTCTGTTTAGAAATTCAACAAAATCTTCCACCAGATCAAAAAACTCATTCTCGTAAATATTGTTGTGGTCGCGGTCAAGCCAGTAAATTCTGTCGCTCCGCGTGTTTAAGTTGTGCTGAAGCGTTTTGCTATGCCCGGTTGCTGCCGCGGCCAATAGATTGTCCCTTTCCAATAAAAGCAGGTTTGCCTTTAAATTGTTTGCAAGGGCTGCACTTAGAAAACTCTCCGAGATTCCAATATTGGTTTCAATAAAACTTGTGATCAGGTTTTCAAAATCTGTTTCCATGGCGCGCGGCCTGAAATGACAGACAGTTAAAGGTAGTCTAATTAACGGTTATAACACTTCGAAAATTCCCTTCCTTTCTATTTATCGCAGGTAAATCAAGTAAAAGAAAGAAACTCAAAAAGCGTAACAGGAATATAGCGCTCTAAAACCTCACCCGGTAAACGTCCATGGAATTACGCTTTATTCCCTTTACTTCAAAACCACCTTCCTGCGGAATTATCTCTTTAAGGTCGAAAGCCGTGCAACCTCTGCTCAATCCTTCAAAAATGAGTGTAAATCCTTTACCATCATTGAGTGTCCATTGGGGTGCAAATGAAATATTAAAAGCTGTAATTAATTGAGCGCGTTTACCTGTTCCTTGTTCTATTAAGAAAGTAGAGGGCCATACTCTGTAGGCGTAATCGTCTCCGCAAGTGCAGTGTACAATGGTTTGACGTTCCTCGTCCTGTAGTGTTTTTACTTCAACTAATTCCTCTGTTTCTGTCATCAATGCAAAATTACAAATTAAGTAGTGATAGAATTAACAGAGAAGCTATAAAAAACGTTCAGGGGAAAAACAATTTAAAAACATTTTCTTAGAAATTTCCGGAGCTCTTTATTCACAATTTTAGAGGATTCTAAAAAGCCAAAATGGCCGTCGTGCTCGAGGTACAGAACACTTTTATTTTTGATGAGATGGGTTTGTTCCAGCAATTGTGCATAAGGTAACACATTATCTTGTTCACCAATCACCATCATAATGGGATATTCTACCAAACCCAAAATAATGTCTCTGC is a genomic window of Sphingobacteriaceae bacterium containing:
- a CDS encoding proline hydroxylase — translated: METDFENLITSFIETNIGISESFLSAALANNLKANLLLLERDNLLAAAATGHSKTLQHNLNTRSDRIYWLDRDHNNIYENEFFDLVEDFVEFLNRSCYAGITSYEFHYSLYAPGAFYSKHRDQFLNNSGRKYSMISYLNANWQKEDGGELVIQQSETNQSISPTQGKTVFFKSNELIHEVLKTNQPRLSITGWLKG